attaatatttacattaatatttatacGAATATGTATatagaataatttaaaattatttataaaattattattatttttaaaaactatttgGGCTGATACCAAGCCTCACACATGTCTGTCGCTGTGTGTCAAGTTATCAATACTCTTAACTACAGGCTTATTAAAAAGCTATATAGTACGAATAATATATAGAAATTAGGTGGGAATACACATTCTAAGTGGCTTTAtacttttaatataaattaaagtaaaaaaaaaaaaaaaaaatgctagatAATTGTTAcaccctccggtcctatatataaggaacactttgaaatattttttttgtcttttttataagaaacactctttaaatttattctttattaaatagataattccttgtatacccttattaaattatataaaatgcAAATATTCCAATGTTATGCGTTAATTACACAAATACATTCCCAaagttagttttggaataacacataacattttagaataaaaaaataagtctcctTGATATGTGTGTTTTTCGCAATGtattccttatatatatatatatatttaggtaatttggtttaaaattatACGATAAAATTACAATAGATTTTGCATGATATAAGTTTAATGATGTCACATGATAGAGCAAGATAAAAACTATTATTTCGCTTCTCGTTCTACAtattatttctcttattttcatTCACGAGACTATATAGTGActctataaatataaaattattataaactcgattctcaaatgaaaatttaattagtcAAGGATCATAAAGTGCTCTACACTTCTCATTCTACACCAGTTAgagtctctctctctctctttctctctctctctctctctctctctctctctctctatatatatatatatatatatatatatatatatatatatatatttctatatCTCTCCCACaggataattttcattttttaataatatttattttcttatgtgtttcttttttcttttgaaggttatctatttcatttttcattttatgttattttgaatgttgtatatatttttctttcaattgtttataagattgattttatttaatttacttgAGTATGAAAATACGATATATGTTTAAGGATGTTACAAAGACATAGTGGGGTGAGAAATACTCCCCCGTTCCTTGTTCTCCGTTCAATAAAACTAAGAAATTTTCTCTCCCTCGCTCTCTCTCACATCACTATCTCCTATGACACATACTTTGATCATTGTCCCAAAAAGAAGCAATCTTCACGTATAAACGTCAAATTAGAAAATCTATGTATGGATCTTCACTCACATTGAACAGCCGGATGTAATCTAGTGAAAGTGCGATGAACACAAAATATGGAAAAATTTCTGTAGTCggaattaaaattttaattagtcaatGTGTATTTATAATAGTGGAGTGGTAAGTGTTTCCTGTTTTCTATGATATACCAATAAGAGATTCtctctatctctatctctatTTCCATCTCTTTCCCGTCTCTGTTACAAGACTCTATAGAGAGTCCATCAACAGAAAACAATTGTtaattctatattattttttaaaaaataaatatcaataaaattctcGTGCTCAGTTATCACTATCTTCTActtacactttttattattgGGGGTCACTTTTCATCGtgctaaataaaatatgaaatatgaaaatttgaaatatgaaatatgaaattttgaaatatgaaaatatggaTAACGTCCGCAATcgatattcaaattttaattagtcaACGTGTATTTTTAAGAGTCGGGTGGGAAAAActcattgttttcaattttacacAACTaagactctctctctctctctctctctctctctctctctatttctATCTCTCTTCCGTCTCCGTTATAGAACTCTATAACTGCTCTATGAACAAAAATTAGTtgttaattctttattattttttaatgaatatcaaaaaaattctaatactatatatagtattttatttgggatttttttattttcaaaagagATAATCTCTAAGTGTTGTTGAACGGGGAACGAGGGAGTACTTCATAATGCACTATACCACTGCAACATCTTtgaacatactccctccgtctcatattataagaaaaaaaaatcactttttcatgtcccaaattataagaaaaaaaaccaacttttatcatttttaagatAGACTTTTacgttgtttcaaaaaaaaaatagacttttatttaatttactctctcccTTCTTTttcccataatcaataaccaataaaaactctTTTCATATCtttccatgaaacttatttcaaaaaaacacaaaaagtcatTCTTGAAATTATTGATAGagatttagcaagtgtactaaatagtcgtcaagtaataaaatttataaagttcgtatccgcagggattttttcaatctcgacaaaacaattaaaataatttaggattaataattaaaatgcaaacGGGAGAGTTTAACttagtttgaatttttatcataaacttataaataacttgggattcaaattgaatgaaagaaaaacgattgatccttttggttcatctaattactacttctcttggtaatttcatgtataataacgaatttactcaatttagtttcacgattagactaaatcaaaaataattatgcccaatgtcttggtaacataatcctctcccttgatcatcgatccctaatgtcttaggtaatctatgatcaattgatgTTTACAACCTTTAAtcctttaatctcaattaacgatccgaaatgtcttaagtgaaagttaattgatcaatcgttcctagatcgatcattcattcctatcgtcatagtaaaacaaataattgaaaacattacacaattgatcaagttatgcaaagcattaagaacaaggaatgattgaagaaactaacttcgtaattcattgatcataacatatgataatcacatggttcaagaaaaataataatcagaATCCCCTAAagaccaatcatgagaatttagctaaACATCATACTAAAGAAACAATGAAATAAAGATAAAACCATGTAATAGTGTGCAGGCTTGGTGTGCGAGCTGTTTGTTTCAGGCTTAGTGTGCAGGCTTGGTGTGCGAGCTGTTTGTCGGGTAATGACTTCAACATAAGGCCCAAGTTGTCTTCCTTTCATTGTACCAAGCCCATCATATTAAATGATATACTCCCTTTTAGGCCATCACCCACACTACACAATATGTTACTaacttcataaaataaaaactacacaaaatgaaatattaataaagaaaaatacttaattgactcaataaactaaaaaaaatgcaatttatttaaaatgactcaaaattaaacactaaactaataaaatgatcttaaaaacttaattaaaaagactctaaaaataGCGATTGATGAAGattcatcacaaccccaaacttaatctGTTGTTTGTCCTCAAGCAACAATTCTTTCAAAAGAGTGCAACTCAACCTCAAACACCAAACCAAACATTCATGTTAATCTATCTCCGTAATCAATAAGAACAAGAGTAATGCTAGCGTCACTCGTTTGGACACTCTCTTTCAAAGACACGCTCAAGTATAACGCCACATTACCCCTTTTTTCTAATGACCAACCTATTAACCGGTTCAATGAgtaaatccaatttttttttttctgtttttttttgttgttattcaGTTCTACACTACCCATTCAATCTACCTGCATAACATCAAACCCTCAACCATCAATATCCTCCACCGGCTTCTAGCTCCTGCTTGTCTCTTTCCCTCTTATTTTGACACCATAGTTTGTGGATTGTGAGAAGAAATTTTACTCTCTCTGAAATAGTCACTTCTCTCAAGCCTTTGGATTTCCCTAATGAACACCCATTTAACAACTGGAGACGAGATCTGGTTCCTCCTCTGTAAGTTTGTGGATTGTGTTTTGTTTGGTCCGAGACAACCCATCACCTTCGTCGCCATCTTTTGCATAATGTTTTCCGACTATCATCTCACTAGTCACTACACATGAAAAATCAGATTCCAAACATTTAATGAGTACAAGGATTATTGATGAACGATGAGATGGTTTGGGAGATGatgatttaattaataattaccTGCACGACGGGACCATCGTTTCAGAGAGAGATTTTGGCGTTTCAATTGTTGAACCAGTTATTCAGGTTGCCGGTTACTCTCTTTAATTAAAAGAGTGACGTGGCATAGTATTAGAGGGTGTGTTAGAACGCGTGTGTTAAAATGAGTGACCATAACATgtcattttacaaaaattatcaTGCTCAAGGTCACTTTCATCTACTAACAACCAATcagaaattcaaaataattcatCCAACATTCATCCATCAAGCTCAATTCTTTCTTCACACAATCTCACAAAAATTCCCTCAAGTGTTTAGGGACATACACTCAATCAACACAATCTACATCTTTCTACCATAAGCTTGCAAGGACTCTGAAAATCGATCGACAAACAATGAATATGCACCTTTTGAGGACTTTTCAGGTTATAGCGTGGCTTAGGGTTATTGAAGGGTGGACATTTTTAGTAAACTAGGTAGAAAAACTtgaagtttttaagatcacctATTTCAAACAAAAGTGGACAAATTAATTGATCCCCAAAATCATCACATTCATACTAGAGAACTtagttttcacaattttttcctCATGCAAATGAATCCACAATGTGTGAACTCATTCCatgctcaattttttttttcaaagaagtccctcaacaaatttttttgattcatttttttttccaaacataGTTATGCATTTTGCATtctatttgatttatttttcatttctttcaccatttcctttcttttcatGAGCGacattctcttcatttttttttcacaaactttttcaaaatatttttcttttagttctctagtaccccaccccaaacttaatagTTTGCAAATCccaagagcaaccccaaacttaatgaTGAGCATTGTGCTCAAATCACAAGTTAGGTGATCAActtcaagaaaatcattttttttttttgtaaaaattatgtGGTTTTCAAAAAGAAGTAAGatcaaaacatttttctttcaataaggCTCAAAGGGGCTAGCAAGGGATAATAATATTCAAGGGTAGGCTACAAAGGCTCAAGCTCACAAAGACGTGCCTCGGTGCATTATTCATCGCAATCAATCAATTAAGAGAATTCAAGCAAGTTCTAGAGAATAGGAGAGACGTGGAACTCAcatagtcaaaaaataaattcaagtgTTTAGGCTCAAGACCTCACAGTTAGGATAATAGAGAAGAATTAGAGCCATTAGGAATCATGCCAAACAAACAGAAATCATTTCCTCAAAAATCATCAGCAAACTAATATAACCAAAGAGCAATAAATAATGTAAGTTGACAGTTACTACTTAGATGGAGAGTAAACTAACAAGCACATTCTAGTTAAATGCTCAAAATCAAGTCACGCATAAAATATTAACTCAAACAAATAAGAATAGAGTAGTGACAAATTCATTCAACGGTGCTTTTTATTACTtaataaaatgcaaaaattaaaagaaaattaaataccGAGTTACCTATGTTAGGGTGGCATATATGTCAAAAAGAACACGTCATCCTTCTTTTTTCGCTTGTTGGTTAAGAATTCCATGAACTTAGCATAGAGAAGCAAATGTTCCCATCTTCCAACAACTAAGCTTTTGGAACAAGCACTCTCCCACCTTGGAGAAGGTTGAAACTTCTTTTGCAAGAGACTTTTTGCTCTAATCTCCATTGGTTGAGACTCAAATGTCACATAGAGATCTATGCTCTTCACTCTTCTCATGCCATTATTTTtgtctttcaatttttcttcttctccaatagCATGATGTTTCATCTCCATCTTAACCAACTTGTCACACTCATTTGCCTTTTCAACAAGATTACCACACTCAACTTCAAATTCATCAAATGAACCTTGATTTgacctcaaaaattcatctaaaatCTTTTTGAGTTGAAAGTTGTAATCAATGTTGATCACTTCGCGCTCTTTTTCCTTCAAACAATACTCCTCACAATAGTCATTGTGATGATTCGCTCCACAAAAATCACTTCTCGCCTTAAATCTCAAAATATTTGCATCCAATCTCTCTTGCTCATAAGATAGTAAACATAGTTGATAACAAATGATAGCTATTTCTTCGGAATCAGCCAATCTATTATCAATCCATTTCATTGCTACCAAACTTAGAGAAAATTTTTAGTAGCAAAATAAACTAAAGAAGACATAAAGAGAAAATTgcatatatacaaaaataaaatgaaaatatcatgaaaaaaaaatcctaagtaaaataaattggcttgtcaaaattaatcaacaatccccggaaACGGCACCAGAAACTTGATAGagatttagcaagtgtactaaatagtcgtcaagtaataaaatttataaagttcgtatccgcagggattgtttcaatctcgacaaaacaattaaaataatttaggattaataattaaaatgcaaaggggggagtttaacttggtttgaatttttatcataaacttgttgaggcaaaatccacttttgatgttttaaagattacaaacatctttaattatattttaaatgattctgatcattttgttatctaacaagtgcttttgagtgGCATAAGTTTAAACAGATTCTAACAATCCACTTGCAAAGTAAAAATCCTGCAAAGTTTAAGACCAttctgagaacattcttaacagacagactgcagttttggttataagcacgttttggaataagtgctttctggtttttcaagtcaactaagaacaaaacaaataagcactttacaattgatttttggaccaaatcactacaggagataatctcttttgggatcaacaacatgtgatggaatttaagtatatgctttcctagtcatATATCATGAAGAAAACCATGAGCTTGATCAATTGTGGTATTGACCAACCAATGAATATATCTGATATAATATCATAGACCAATCACAATGGAACAACCAGATTTGAACTATGAGTTGTATTGTACTTATGCAAAGTACACAaatggaacattcttcaatGGTGGTGTCATAGAAGTACTTTTTGTCTCATATGCTCTTGTACTATTCCAGCTGGTTTTATTCTCAAGCTAAGGCTACTACTGATCAGCCCTTAGAGCTATTGAACAGCTGCACACCACAAGgaaggaaggatgaaggttcatcACAATTGGCTGGTGcagtcaagactgtttcaagactgatgcaagactgatcctgcacacagtttttcaaaaccatttccaactgtcataagtccttttctgagcatccaaaacggctatatctgatacatgacagtggaaggaagtaagaaacaactcatatgtacttggttttgctcacacatatttggatcttatggatcaaagccaaatggaaatcaagactgttccaagactgaacagagaatctgCAAATTATAcagaagttgtctgctgcatgtagagcactgagtaacagctctattttgccctctaactgatatacttgaaggccaagcttcaatctcaagcaagcatctataaaaggcaatcaagtccaagggaaagagcaagagttttcaagcaattcaagtgatataaaacacattcaatctctttagctcaaagtttttttttaagtcacTCTTTTGTATCATAATCCGAGTACCAATCTCTTTTAGAGTGCTTTCATCTAAGCTTCTCTTTTGTATTGAGTCTGAAAATAGCTTAGAACCAAATCATTCACATTGTAATTGAGTGTTTTTTTGGTCAAGGTGACTAGGAAAGTTcaaagctctaggagctttggtaagttgttgatcttaggtcaagatcAAGGTAAACTTGTAAGTCTTGGATCTGTAACTtttaagtgattctagtggacaaactcacaggaggtggggactggacgtaacccaaagattaggggtgaaccaagataactctttgtgtttatcttctttcccttaacttttattttctgcaactgtttttacacagcacagatcattcttagaacgatctcactgagcacaaaaataattttatcattaactatttattttgtgacttgagtttaaattttaaaagggtcacaattcaaacccccccctttcttgtgaaaaactttgctacttcaaaacttataaataacttgggattcaaattgaatgaaagaaaagcgattgatccttttggttcatctaattactacttctcttggtaatttcatgtataataacgaatttactcaatttagtttcacgattagaccaaatcaaaaataattatgcccaatgtcttggtaacataatcctctcccttgatcatcgatccctaatgtcttaggtaatctatgatcaattgatgTTTACGACCTTTAAtcctttaatctcaattaacgatccgaaatgtcttaagtgaaagttaattgatcaatcgttcctagatcgatcattcattcctatcgtcatagtaaaacaaataattgaaaacattacacaattgatcaagttatgcaaagcattaagaacaaggaatgattgaagaaactaacttcgtaattcattgatcataatatataataatcacatggttcaagaaaaataataatcagaATCCCCTAAagaccaatcatgagaatttagctagacatcaTACTAAAGAAACAATGTAATAAAGATAAAACCATGTAATAGTGTGCAGGCTTGGTGTGCGAGCTGTTTGTTTCAATTCATCCTCCACCACTATTCTGTTTCCTTCCTCCGTTCCTTTCTCTCGCGCTCCAGTGCCCAGCCCCTCAATTTGCCAAGAAAcctttcttttcatttccttGGTTCGGGTAATGACTTCAACATAAGGCCCAAGTTGTCTTCCTTTCATTGTACACAAGCCCATCATATTAAATGATATACTCCCTTTTAGGCCATCACCCACACTACACAATATGTTACTAACttcacaaaataaaaactacacaaaatgaaatattaataaagaaaaatacttaattgactcaataaactaaaaaaaatgcaatttatttaaaatgactctaaattaaacactaaactaataaaatgatcttaaaaacttaattaaacaGACTCTAAAAATAGCGATTGATGAAGATTCAtcaattatcatgttttacttttcttaataagtgtgaaaatatatatttttcttatattatgggatggagggagtatatagcAATTTCACACtcaaataaatgaaataaaatcaatcacaaaaaacaattgaaaaaaatatagacaataatctaaataatataaaatgaaaaatgacataaacaacattaaaaagataaaagaacacacagagagagagagaaaaagagagaggATCTATCAATGTTGTTGAACGGGGAACATGTGATTACTTCCCGCCCTACTCTTACTATGCACTTGTAACCAAGGTTGTCAGGATCGAATTTTTACCTTAACTCGTTTTGCATAGGTAAACTCGAATCATAAAATCGTACGAGTTTgcctaaaattaatattattatgtcTATGACATATACtaatataatactataaaaatcacaatattttaaaatgttaactTAATTATAAAGCCAAAAATACTAAATCACCATATAAATAGCATCATGTCCATAAACTTGCATCAATATACATAATTAATCcaacaaaatcatataaatatcCAAATAACAATCCAAAATAAGAATATTCATAAGTTTCTAACTTAATTATAGTCTCCTAAAAGTCTATAACATCATCTTCAAACtgtgttttttctttgaaaGACGTGTAGGGAAAGTTTTTGTCTAATGggccaaaaaaaatgaaattgggCTAGAAAAGTTTGAAAATGTAAACTCGGAAAAACATGTAAACTTGCCCTAGTTTATCCAAGTTTACTGTTTCCACTCCGAGTTAACTCGGCTAAACTCTTTTTTCCATGATTTTACCAAAAATCGAGTTTACCTTCGAGTTAACAAGTTAACACTCGATTTTAACAACAGTGTGTACGCGCgggcgcacacacacacacacacacactccacacacacacacacgcacacacacactccctccgtctcaaattataagggaaaaatcTCCATTTTGTTAAGATGTTTTATATTCAACGGTTGCGATTGTTTTAATCCGGATAAAATTGACCAAAATGATTACTACATATATAAACCAAAACTATTGGATTGTTTTTCTATATATTGAATAACAGTTAgcactaattaattaataataatacataataacaataattataaaaaaaaaacataataacaataaatttatttattttaaaaacaattattgTTGTAAAATAAAAGCACCGTGCTCTAGTGCAATCCGCAATGCATGCATATGTCAACAACAAATAAGAAATGTTCCTTTCCCTTGatcaataattaatttgtgaATGTTTGCTTGTTTGCAAAATGGAACAAACTATTCACAAATTCAGTAATGTTTTCATACGAACTTCCCCCAACACCAACTGCGCCTTTTGCCAAATCCTTCAATTGCATGATATTACTCTTAatcatttttcctttttcacTTTCCATTATTTCCAATATACATTTCTTCATTCCATCTTTTCTCACAATTTTTAATTCATCAGTTGGTGGCCTTATTCCAATTTTCCAAACATCGACAATAAACTTTGCATTTGTGGCTTGATCCGACCATTGAGGCACCGCGACGATTGGAACTCCTAAACTTATCGCTTCCAATGTGGAATTCCAACCACAATGTGTTACAAAACATCCTATAGATTCATGTGCTAGAACTTTCAATTGGGAGCACCATGTCACAACTAAGCCCTTATGTGACTTTTTCTCAAAATCTTTTGGGAGTTTGTTCTCTTCAGTGGGTATAACTACCCATAAGAAGTAATTTTCACAATCTTTCAAAGCACAAGCTACTACCTCTAATTGCTCTTCATTGATTGATGCCAAACTACCAAAAGAAACATATAGAACTGACCCTTTTGGCTTATCATTTAGCCATTCCATACAATATTCTTCACTTTTGAATTGTGTTGCACCATACTCTTCATCATATTTAATTCGCTTGTCTAAGAACATTGATGGTATCGAAGGCCCTATGTTTCTAAAGTTGGGCCAAATCTTCATGATCCAATCTGCAACCTACAAGGAAATTGAGTTTGTAACCCTTGCAATTTGAAATATGAGATTTGTTTTACCGTCCTACCTACTTCTCGTGCACTCTATGCgttttcatttttacccttccgttacttaagtagcggacgttacaaaaatgagtaattttgtTAATGTCGTccgctatatttttttttggtttaccaCGATATttgctacaaaaaaaattgataggtTGTCTAGGTTGTCTTTGGGGGATATCCGCTACCTAAATAGCGAATAAgggtattttgataaattcgtaAGGCACGCGAGAAAAGAAATAGAGTGGCAAAAGAAATTCtcttgaaatatatatatatatatatatatatatatatatatatatatatatatatatatatatatatatatatatatatatatggtcaggatcaaatgacaccaactagtttgacatcaaatgttacaactctcaataacgttttaaccgatatgaattttacaaaatccaccgttggattgaaagtttatatcgtatagatcatttatgtaaaatttcagacaaatccaaaatcatt
This genomic interval from Trifolium pratense cultivar HEN17-A07 linkage group LG6, ARS_RC_1.1, whole genome shotgun sequence contains the following:
- the LOC123889766 gene encoding UDP-glycosyltransferase 74G1-like, whose amino-acid sequence is MENKPHCLVLSFPAQGHINPMLQFSKLLQQEGIKITFVTTLFFGKILQKLPPSITLETISDGFDNGGIREAGSFKSYVDHFWQVGPKNLENLIEKLNRTNYPIDCVIYDAFYPWVLDVAKKHGIFGVSFLTQNMSVNSIYYHVLVGKIAVPLDVQEIQLPVLPKLQYKDMPSFLLNYEKDPTFLDLAVGQFSNIDQADWILCNSFYELDEEVADWIMKIWPNFRNIGPSIPSMFLDKRIKYDEEYGATQFKSEEYCMEWLNDKPKGSVLYVSFGSLASINEEQLEVVACALKDCENYFLWVVIPTEENKLPKDFEKKSHKGLVVTWCSQLKVLAHESIGCFVTHCGWNSTLEAISLGVPIVAVPQWSDQATNAKFIVDVWKIGIRPPTDELKIVRKDGMKKCILEIMESEKGKMIKSNIMQLKDLAKGAVGVGGSSYENITEFVNSLFHFANKQTFTN